CCAGAATCTTTATCTCCGACGCTTACAATAGCGGGATGCCGGAGATAGCGTTTGGCGATGCGTTCAACTTCCGGCGGCATAGTGGCGGAAAACATGGCGGTCAAGCGGTGCCGAGCAACGTCAGCTTTTTGcaaatcttctttttcttgttggtaCGTTTCAGCTTCGTTTTCTGATTTGAGGCTACCACCACAAGCATCTAGAATGGTTTCGATTTGAGGGGCGAATCCCATGTCAATCATCCGATCAGCTTCATCCAGAACAATATAGCAACATTGATTTAATACCATATAGGCCATGTCGATACATTCGTTGATGCGGCCTGGTGTTCCGACCACGATGTGCACTCCACGACGGAGTTCTTGCGCTTGCTGTTGAATTTGCTGTCCACCGACAATCCCGACAGTGCGAATCAAGCGTTGCCGACTCAGTAGCTTTTGAAATTCGCCATCAATTTGGAGAGCAAGTTCGCGCGTCGGTGCCATAACGAGAGCTAGGGGGCCAGCGTCGGCCacactttccaaaactcgGGAGGGCAAATTCAAAAGGTAGTGGCATAAGGGTACCCCAAATGCGACTGTTTTTCCACTACCTGTTTCGGCTATACCTATTAGATCGCGACGCTGCAAGCCAATCGGAATTGCTTGACGCTGAATCGGAGATGGTTCTTTAAAACGCAAAACCTGTTCGATTGCTTCGAGCAGAGCAGTATGTAACACGGGTAGATCAGGAGTCGGAGCCTCTCTAAAGGACCGAAGTGGTGGCGGCGCCTTGCCACCTTTTACTATTATTTCATAGTTTTCCCGCAAGATACGCCAATCTCGTGCAGTCATCTTTGCCAAAGGCTTGCTCTGTATACTGGACGCCGTAGCAATGTCCCTTTTGTCACTGATCTCTTGGTTATTGGGACGACGCTGAGTTGTGACTGAAACCGTCGATTTGTACAGCACATCGTTGTCATCGAACGTGTCGTCAGTATCGTCCCATCGGAATTTAAAGGTTGTCTTTTTGCTCGATTTCTGCTTTTTGCGTTTTGCCACAATATCATCCTCCCCTTGTAAGGCTGACTTTCCAAGGTAGGTAGTCTTCACGGCGAGCTCCTCTTTTTTAGACAGCTTCGGCCGATCCACTGTTTGTGTAATATTGTTGGTCCTCTGCTTTCCCGCGTTTGTCTTGTCTACATCAATTGTGCCAGGTACGTCCTTTCCACTGTCGAAAACCAAGTCACGCTTGCCTTTGGGGATGTACTCGACACGTTCCCCTATGGCCTGGACAAGCCCACTGGTACTGGTGGGTTGTGATAGAGATTGCACCTCCTTTTCTCGTTGTCGAGCTTCTGCCTTTTCGCGCAAGGCTCGCTCCAACGCGCGTTGTTCGGCGCGTTGTTCGGCTCGTTTGGCCgcagccgccgccgccaaagccTCATGCCGCTCTTCCTGCGTCAAATTTTCAAGTAACGCAGGATCAATCAACGATAATTTGCCCCACTCTTCGGGCATAATCCGTTTAATAATTGCGTATGGAGACCTTTCTTTGATTTCAAAGACGGGACAAGGAACACAGTGTGTGGCTGCTTGTCAAATATTTCTACACGACCATCGTTTATGTTTGTTGGTTCCGCTCTTTTCACGAAGAAGGCGCCCACACGGCATTTGATCTTTTCGATTTGTACTGCTAACAGAATATAGACAGGAATTCGCGACTCGTCATTCGTTTGCGTGACAGCGAGGAGTACTAGCGCCAACTGACGATAAATTATTTCACGCAACAGTCAATGCTACTGTGTGTTATAACTAGTaacatttacattagatTAGCAATCAGCACCATGACAGGGCAGAATATAGGATTGGCACTTGGCCTGAATCGAGAGAGAAAAATATTCAGAGTCGGTGACTGTATGATGTTTCAATCAAATCAAACTTCATGCTTCGGATTCTGTTCAGGAACCATGGGCAAAATTGGTTCCAGGTATTCCTTGCCTTTGTtgtgttactgttagtaaaACAGTACCATACTTCGCCGAACATAGTAGATGTGGTGTACCTCCTATTTACATTAGAGGAAGCTTGTGGAATGACCAGCAAAAAACATAAAAGGGAGGGGAGAGCATTGCGATCTTTTGTCCGCAAGTTGCGAGAGGTCCGATTGTTCAGTTGCCTGCCTGACCGGTTAACCCCATCTTCAATGGACATCACACTCCGCCTTACGACGAGGAATGATATCAAACAACCCGCCACGAAAAGACAATGCTACACATTATGAGTAAATATATCGTATAAATAGCGTCTAATTTATATTTCTCCTTTGAGAAGTAGCGACGGGGAATTGACAGAGAGAAGTACTGTGAGTGCCTGTCGACTAGTGCAGAGCTAGAAATCGTTTCTTAGCCTGGGGTCAATTACGCTATCTTTTTCGTGGGCCAGAGCGTTTGTCTATTTCAAGCGAATTGAAATTGTACCGGTCGACAAGTCTAGAAATGGTTGTTTGATTTGGAGTCAGGTTCGCTgtcgactttttctttcgtatGTGCGTTTCTCTACTTCAAGTGAAACGAATACCTATTGTGAATCATCAAAAGCATTGCCCCAATTTAtctccttccaaaattctttAAAGAGCTCAACCTACGGTTAGACCAGAAAGAAATAAGCAGCGCACGCCATTGCAATCACGGCTTGTACAAGTGCCGGGGCCAGCAAGGCTTCGTTGTTTCCGCCCACCGCTGCTATCGAATCCAGAATGGACCGCACCGAAAATAGCACGAATCCCGCTAAAGCACTTTGCTTAACAATCCCGCCCGATTTAAGCTTGACTAGGGGGTCGTTCTCGATTTTGGCCTGCACGCTCTTCAAGTCCTCCACTGCTTTCTCGACTTGGGCCGTCTCTTTACCGACACGTTTCAATACGGCCGCCATGGAGGATTCGGCTTGTGCTAGACGAGCGGCTTTGTCATTATTGCTGTCCACCGCACTCTGAGCACTTTCGGCTGCACTTTCTTGAGCCAACCCTTGCTGCGCAGAAAACAAAGAGAAGTGGAATCGTAACAGTCAGATTCGGAACCAAAATGATATTGAAGCAAACTAGCGTTTTGCTTTCCTGACTCCTCCTGACGCACCTGctctttgcgaatttcttccagattTTGCAATAATTTATCGTTGCCCCGTTCAAAGATAGCTTCAATTTCCTTCATAATTTCTTTATCGTCCAAGATGGAAGCGGCCATGGATGGATTGTTGATCTTGACTTCCTTCATCGCCTCTGCCAAAGCTTGATCCATGAACGCCTGCGTATCGGCTTCAGAAGGCGGAACGCTTGTGGCAGTATCGATACTTCCTTGCGCTGGGATGGTGTTTTCTGTTTCCCCAGGGTTGTTTTCGACCGCCCATATCGGCAAGTACGGTCGAATACAATTCATCGTTACTAttgctttccaattctttcACCATATCAGTGTACTGCTGAGCTTCCTTTTCGGGAGTCACTGGCTCCGTCGGCGGTGTACGGATGGCTTTGGACTGCGCGGAAAACCCGCGTGCGGCACTGCCGGCTGGCTTGGATGGCGCCGGGGCAACGGATTCGTCGAGCGATCCGAGTTTGTCGAGCTGCCGAAAGGCGTCCGCCATCCCGGGAATATCCCCACCATCGCCACTTTCCTTCCGTTGCGACAATTTTCTCCGCAACGCGTGCGGCAATCGCAAGGACAATATCTTGTGTCCGAGGTGGAGCGAGGGATGGGGATTCGTCGGGGGGTGGGAGGTGAACCCTTTCGTCCGCCGGGTGAGATCGAAACATAGCAAGACGCAAAGCGTTCGCTGCCAGAAAATATCTCTTGTATATGGTGACATCTGAGTGGTGTCGCTTGTGTCCAGCTAGAGAGCAATCACTGGATCCATCCTTGTATGCGGAAGGTATTCGGTGGCTTGCATCTCATCCCATTGCCGTTGACTCTCGAGAAAGATAGTTCGAGGTTGTCACGTTTCGTGACGCTCGCCGTCTGGCCATGGTTCAGCATGTACGTTTACTCTCTGTGTCTTATCAGTACCGATGTGATATAAGCAGCCAATCCAGTCAGCTTTTCAGTGCCGTTTCCTTTCTCCGTGCCCCCAAGGTCAAGGTAGGTCGGAAACCCGCCATCCGCCGATTGGACCACCATGAGGAGACTTTCGTCGTTCTCACGTTCAACAACGGTTAGTTAGTACCCTTATGAGTATCTGTTTGGTAGAGTATCGCACTCGGCGCTTCTCACATTCTCTCGCAGCGAATAGTAATTTCCTCCCCTAGCGCTGACTGGAAATAGAGTCTCGACTCGTAAGGAAAGAAGTCCCTGTCACGCTGTGAGTGCTCCCCCCGAGCCAACATGTACTGTGGTGACGAAACGGGATCcttcgtcggcgacgtcgGTTCCCATACCAGTCGGTTCGGTTACGGCGGCGAGGACTGTCCCAAATATGTGGTGCCGTCGTACGTCGCTCGGAACAAATCGCCGGACGACCGCGCGCGACGCTCTCCCGTACCGAATGCGCCCCACCATCCCCGTTGGGCCGAGGCGGAACTCGCCAGCGCCCTGCGACAAGCGCGAACAGAC
The sequence above is a segment of the Phaeodactylum tricornutum CCAP 1055/1 chromosome 10, whole genome shotgun sequence genome. Coding sequences within it:
- a CDS encoding predicted protein; its protein translation is KPLAKMTARDWRILRENYEIIVKGGKAPPPLRSFREAPTPDLPVLHTALLEAIEQVLRFKEPSPIQRQAIPIGLQRRDLIGIAETGSGKTVAFGVPLCHYLLNLPSRVLESVADAGPLALVMAPTRELALQIDGEFQKLLSRQRLIRTVGIVGGQQIQQQAQELRRGVHIVVGTPGRINECIDMAYMVLNQCCYIVLDEADRMIDMGFAPQIETILDACGGSLKSENEAETYQQEKEDLQKADVARHRLTAMFSATMPPEVERIAKRYLRHPAIVSVGDKDSGKNARIEQRIMFLASVSQKEKVLREQLQDRRFLREKIIVFVNEKKHAEGVGRMVERSGRACVVLHGGKTQEQREENLETFRRGNVVLVATDVAGRGLDIPDVAHVINYDLPTRSIENYTHRIGRTGRAGKEGVATSFITDEDEGIMAPLKAYLESTGNRVPERLARHPAANGNVQNNLIY
- a CDS encoding predicted protein, producing MSPYTRDIFWQRTLCVLLCFDLTRRTKGFTSHPPTNPHPSLHLGHKILSLRLPHALRRKLSQRKESGDGGDIPGMADAFRQLDKLGSLDESVAPAPSKPAGSAARGFSAQSKAIRTPPTEPVTPEKEAQQYTDMVKELESNSNDELYSTVLADMGENTIPAQGSIDTATSVPPSEADTQAFMDQALAEAMKEVKINNPSMAASILDDKEIMKEIEAIFERGNDKLLQNLEEIRKEQQGLAQESAAESAQSAVDSNNDKAARLAQAESSMAAVLKRVGKETAQVEKAVEDLKSVQAKIENDPLVKLKSGGIVKQSALAGFVLFSVRSILDSIAAVGGNNEALLAPALVQAVIAMACAAYFFLV